From the genome of Methanobrevibacter ruminantium, one region includes:
- a CDS encoding M42 family metallopeptidase has product MSFEKEIKLVEELCMTPGISGHEEKIAEIIKRELKDVADDIETDLMGNVIATKKGSSKKGPKVMLAAHMDEIGLMVRYIDDNGYIKFSTIGGINDQMLMNQTVVIHSKNGDLTGVIGSKPPHVTKPEERKKVVPYDEMFIDIGAKDKEQAEEMVSIGDPITFKSWFEAFPNDLVMCKALDNRLGCYVMMEVLKRVDSKATVYGVGTTQEEVGLKGAKVTSYKLNPDMAFALDVTLSGDHPGIKPEEAPVVIGKGPAVIMIDASGRGIITPKIIRDLLIGTGEKEEIPFQLEVSDGGTTDGTAIHLTREGIPTGVLSVPTRYIHTTVSVASMEDVENTIQLIVAAINSLE; this is encoded by the coding sequence TGAAGAACTCTGTATGACTCCAGGTATTTCTGGACATGAAGAAAAGATTGCAGAGATTATTAAAAGAGAATTAAAAGATGTAGCTGATGATATTGAGACAGATTTAATGGGTAATGTAATAGCTACTAAAAAGGGTTCATCTAAAAAAGGACCAAAAGTTATGCTTGCAGCTCATATGGATGAAATAGGTTTGATGGTAAGGTATATAGATGATAACGGTTACATTAAATTCTCAACAATTGGTGGAATAAATGACCAAATGCTAATGAATCAAACTGTTGTAATTCACTCTAAAAATGGTGATTTAACTGGTGTTATCGGTTCTAAACCACCTCATGTCACTAAACCGGAAGAGCGTAAGAAAGTTGTTCCTTATGATGAAATGTTTATTGACATTGGAGCAAAGGATAAGGAACAAGCTGAAGAAATGGTTTCCATTGGAGATCCAATTACATTCAAATCATGGTTTGAAGCATTCCCTAATGACTTGGTAATGTGTAAGGCATTGGATAATCGTCTTGGATGCTATGTAATGATGGAAGTTTTAAAAAGAGTAGACTCCAAAGCAACTGTTTATGGTGTTGGAACAACCCAAGAAGAAGTGGGATTGAAAGGGGCAAAAGTAACTTCCTATAAATTGAACCCAGATATGGCATTTGCTTTAGATGTAACATTATCCGGTGACCATCCTGGAATCAAACCAGAAGAGGCTCCTGTTGTTATTGGAAAAGGACCTGCTGTTATTATGATTGATGCAAGCGGAAGAGGAATCATCACTCCTAAAATCATTAGAGACTTATTGATTGGCACTGGAGAAAAAGAAGAAATCCCATTCCAGCTTGAAGTAAGTGACGGCGGTACTACTGATGGTACAGCTATTCATCTTACAAGAGAAGGTATTCCAACTGGTGTTTTATCTGTTCCAACCAGATATATTCACACAACTGTTAGTGTAGCAAGCATGGAAGATGTTGAAAACACTATCCAATTGATTGTAGCTGCCATTAACAGTTTAGAATAA